From the genome of Silurus meridionalis isolate SWU-2019-XX chromosome 20, ASM1480568v1, whole genome shotgun sequence, one region includes:
- the tmem71 gene encoding transmembrane protein 71 isoform X1 produces MDLFFRGTITSSPIKTKKTQEHQLSYSFDTSFLTDASFECFSTNPEKGLVHVCRRSPRLLANGYYVLTEDSVVTDDQGNLTLTATETNISYKENLARIFRRRRKAKRSFATLLTDVSQSLLSGSIFGRDKFSTELSSCLDVSIENEQDTSVCFKYDGREILPLKDEERFSPEVESLSQDCSAPDLPSTSLNSLTDVPIQSKCYCSCTKPPSDAVFRKVILVFLITLCLCANIFSRYVCGGIAVAMAFLFLISSTCDYKSRTAYRRSTKTEDITSRHE; encoded by the exons atggatttatttttcagaggaaCCATAACAA GTTCACCTATAAAAACCAAGAAAACACAGGAACATCAGCTATCCTACAG tTTTGACACATCCTTCCTAACTGATGCTTCTTTTGAGTGTTTCTCCACCAATCCGGAAAAAGGCTTAGTGCATGTGTGCCGTCGTAGTCCACGCTTACTTGCAAATGGCTACTATGTACTGACAGAAGACAGTGTTGTTACAGACGACCAGGGTAATCTGACCCTCACTGCAACAGAGACCAACATTTCCTACAAAGAAAATCTTGCTCG AATTTTTCGTCGGAGACGCAAAGCGAAAAGATCTTTTGCCACCCTCTTGACTGACGTCAGCCAGTCCTTGCTCAGTGGAAGTATTTTTGGTCGAGATAAGTTCTCTACTGAACTATCATCATGTTTGGATGTTAGCATTGAGAATGAACAAGACACCTCTGTTTGTTTCAAATATG ATGGAAGAGAAATTCTGCCTTTAAAAGACGAGGAAAGATTTTCACCAGAGGTGGAGTCTCTCTCTCAAGATTGTTCTGCTCCTGATTTGCCTTCTACCTCACTGAATAGTCTGACTGATGTCCCAATACAATCTAAATGTTACTGTTCATGCACCAAGCCACCATCAG ATGCTGTGTTTAGGAAAGTCATCCTTGTCTTCCTCATAACACTGTGTCTCTGTGCGAATATATTCTCCAG GTATGTGTGTGGGGGAATTGCTGTGGCAATGGCTTTCCTTTTCCTGATATCATCAACAT GTGACTATAAGTCTAGAACAGCATACAGAAGATCGACAAAAACTGAG GATATCACATCAAGACATGAATGA
- the si:dkey-7l6.3 gene encoding zinc finger protein 235 isoform X1 codes for MANYRAFHTQLATIMETLTRAAVAEICELVDDGYAVLHMEISRHQKENEELRRKLQLIDSIVAARGYSDETAAVQEAMSRRHRGELMLLIQRHIQLRQDTAELETSRGSSQPSDQQPTPIKSRDSEEHALVAVHVKEEGQEPQTDDDDDDDDDDVAVVTRDSPDEKVIALLSQKVGSDTASGNNDLLTHALANTRSPSLPPHVLADTHSHTEESQHSSVDLTASDEPLCSFNTQSNVHSLSDTHTDASGHNRPFPDKMCMKMEPMVSDMNITLDWRTHPVHTTLSHSHSSSGGNGTRTLHTAHNSPLYTAQHLLGLGNVAGLGLFGGRGSLQGGGVGKRHFICSICGKNFTTAQSLDTHMRIHTGERPYRCEQCGKRFTQSGHLTAHQTVHTGERPYECTHCGKRFAGKQYLRIHTKKHHPE; via the exons ATGGCGAATTAccgtgcatttcacacacaaCTCGCGACCATCATGGAAACCCTGACTCGGGCGGCGGTGGCTGAAATCTGCGAGCTGGTAGATGACGGTTACGCGGTTTTACACATGGAGATTTCACGACACCAGAAGGAGAATGAGGAACTCCGGCGAAAACTCCAGCTGATCGACTCAATAGTAGCTGCGCGCGGCTATAGCGACGAGACCGCGGCCGTGCAGGAGGCCATGAGCCGCCGCCACCGCGGGGAG ctgATGCTTCTTATCCAAAGGCACATTCAGCTGAGACAGGATACAGCTGAGCTGGAGACCAGCAGGGGCAGctcacaaccttccgatcagcaGCCCACTCCGATCAAA TCACGAGATTCAGAGGAGCATGCTCTCGTCGCAGTGCATGTCAAAGAGGAAGGTCAGGAGCCACAAACTG atgatgacgatgatgacgatgatgacgaTGTTGCTGTGGTAACTCGTGATTCTCCAGATGAAAAAGTCATAGCACTTTTGTCACAAAAAGTCGGATCAGATACAGCCTCTGGAAATAATGACCTCCTTACACATGCTCTCGCCAACACACGCTCCCCGAGCCTACCTCCACACGTACTTGCagacacacactcgcacactgaGGAGTCGCAACACTCAAGCGTGGATCTAACAGCCTCTGATGAACCTCTCTGTTCTTTTAACACACAGAGTAATGTGCACTCGTtgtctgatacacacactgatgccAGCGGTCATAACCGTCCATTTCCAGATAAAATGTGCATGAAGATGGAGCCTATGGTGTCTGACATGAATATTACTTTGGATTGGAGAACACACCCAGTACATACTACACTGTCACACTCCCACAGTTCTTCAGGTGGAAATGGCACAAGGACACTGCATACTGCCCACAATTCCCCTCTTTATACTGCACAGCACTTGCTTGGACTGGGTAATGTGGCCGGGCTGGGGTTGTTTGGAGGACGTGGTTCCTTGCAAGGGGGTGGAGTTGGTAAGAGACATTTTATCTGTTCCATCTGTGGCAAGAACTTCACCACAGCACAGAgcttagacacacacatgcgcataCACACAGGTGAGCGTCCATATCGCTGTGAACAGTGTGGCAAGCGCTTTACTCAGTCTGGCCACCTTACAGCACATCAGACTGTTCACACTGGAGAAAGACCGTATGAGTGTACACACTGTGGCAAACGTTTTGCAGGCAAGCAGTATCTACGAATACACACCAAGAAACACCACCCTGAGTAA
- the tmem71 gene encoding transmembrane protein 71 isoform X2: MCCKQSFDTSFLTDASFECFSTNPEKGLVHVCRRSPRLLANGYYVLTEDSVVTDDQGNLTLTATETNISYKENLARIFRRRRKAKRSFATLLTDVSQSLLSGSIFGRDKFSTELSSCLDVSIENEQDTSVCFKYDGREILPLKDEERFSPEVESLSQDCSAPDLPSTSLNSLTDVPIQSKCYCSCTKPPSDAVFRKVILVFLITLCLCANIFSRYVCGGIAVAMAFLFLISSTCDYKSRTAYRRSTKTEDITSRHE, encoded by the exons atgtgctgcaagcagag tTTTGACACATCCTTCCTAACTGATGCTTCTTTTGAGTGTTTCTCCACCAATCCGGAAAAAGGCTTAGTGCATGTGTGCCGTCGTAGTCCACGCTTACTTGCAAATGGCTACTATGTACTGACAGAAGACAGTGTTGTTACAGACGACCAGGGTAATCTGACCCTCACTGCAACAGAGACCAACATTTCCTACAAAGAAAATCTTGCTCG AATTTTTCGTCGGAGACGCAAAGCGAAAAGATCTTTTGCCACCCTCTTGACTGACGTCAGCCAGTCCTTGCTCAGTGGAAGTATTTTTGGTCGAGATAAGTTCTCTACTGAACTATCATCATGTTTGGATGTTAGCATTGAGAATGAACAAGACACCTCTGTTTGTTTCAAATATG ATGGAAGAGAAATTCTGCCTTTAAAAGACGAGGAAAGATTTTCACCAGAGGTGGAGTCTCTCTCTCAAGATTGTTCTGCTCCTGATTTGCCTTCTACCTCACTGAATAGTCTGACTGATGTCCCAATACAATCTAAATGTTACTGTTCATGCACCAAGCCACCATCAG ATGCTGTGTTTAGGAAAGTCATCCTTGTCTTCCTCATAACACTGTGTCTCTGTGCGAATATATTCTCCAG GTATGTGTGTGGGGGAATTGCTGTGGCAATGGCTTTCCTTTTCCTGATATCATCAACAT GTGACTATAAGTCTAGAACAGCATACAGAAGATCGACAAAAACTGAG GATATCACATCAAGACATGAATGA
- the si:dkey-7l6.3 gene encoding zinc finger protein 235 isoform X2, whose product MANYRAFHTQLATIMETLTRAAVAEICELVDDGYAVLHMEISRHQKENEELRRKLQLIDSIVAARGYSDETAAVQEAMSRRHRGESRDSEEHALVAVHVKEEGQEPQTDDDDDDDDDDVAVVTRDSPDEKVIALLSQKVGSDTASGNNDLLTHALANTRSPSLPPHVLADTHSHTEESQHSSVDLTASDEPLCSFNTQSNVHSLSDTHTDASGHNRPFPDKMCMKMEPMVSDMNITLDWRTHPVHTTLSHSHSSSGGNGTRTLHTAHNSPLYTAQHLLGLGNVAGLGLFGGRGSLQGGGVGKRHFICSICGKNFTTAQSLDTHMRIHTGERPYRCEQCGKRFTQSGHLTAHQTVHTGERPYECTHCGKRFAGKQYLRIHTKKHHPE is encoded by the exons ATGGCGAATTAccgtgcatttcacacacaaCTCGCGACCATCATGGAAACCCTGACTCGGGCGGCGGTGGCTGAAATCTGCGAGCTGGTAGATGACGGTTACGCGGTTTTACACATGGAGATTTCACGACACCAGAAGGAGAATGAGGAACTCCGGCGAAAACTCCAGCTGATCGACTCAATAGTAGCTGCGCGCGGCTATAGCGACGAGACCGCGGCCGTGCAGGAGGCCATGAGCCGCCGCCACCGCGGGGAG TCACGAGATTCAGAGGAGCATGCTCTCGTCGCAGTGCATGTCAAAGAGGAAGGTCAGGAGCCACAAACTG atgatgacgatgatgacgatgatgacgaTGTTGCTGTGGTAACTCGTGATTCTCCAGATGAAAAAGTCATAGCACTTTTGTCACAAAAAGTCGGATCAGATACAGCCTCTGGAAATAATGACCTCCTTACACATGCTCTCGCCAACACACGCTCCCCGAGCCTACCTCCACACGTACTTGCagacacacactcgcacactgaGGAGTCGCAACACTCAAGCGTGGATCTAACAGCCTCTGATGAACCTCTCTGTTCTTTTAACACACAGAGTAATGTGCACTCGTtgtctgatacacacactgatgccAGCGGTCATAACCGTCCATTTCCAGATAAAATGTGCATGAAGATGGAGCCTATGGTGTCTGACATGAATATTACTTTGGATTGGAGAACACACCCAGTACATACTACACTGTCACACTCCCACAGTTCTTCAGGTGGAAATGGCACAAGGACACTGCATACTGCCCACAATTCCCCTCTTTATACTGCACAGCACTTGCTTGGACTGGGTAATGTGGCCGGGCTGGGGTTGTTTGGAGGACGTGGTTCCTTGCAAGGGGGTGGAGTTGGTAAGAGACATTTTATCTGTTCCATCTGTGGCAAGAACTTCACCACAGCACAGAgcttagacacacacatgcgcataCACACAGGTGAGCGTCCATATCGCTGTGAACAGTGTGGCAAGCGCTTTACTCAGTCTGGCCACCTTACAGCACATCAGACTGTTCACACTGGAGAAAGACCGTATGAGTGTACACACTGTGGCAAACGTTTTGCAGGCAAGCAGTATCTACGAATACACACCAAGAAACACCACCCTGAGTAA